From the Lathyrus oleraceus cultivar Zhongwan6 chromosome 4, CAAS_Psat_ZW6_1.0, whole genome shotgun sequence genome, one window contains:
- the LOC127138583 gene encoding protein CHLOROPLAST IMPORT APPARATUS 2: protein MSSCLSGTGARGLDLDIIKSPPCSWSRTSQTSSSPSSTISDSSNSPLAIYTTKPRTPRKRPNQTYNEAATLLSTAYPNLFSNPNLKTNPNNKFHKPLLSSEKTYNSDSSELLLPFRVFDTSSSFLLHGAIHQHKPNFQSGPKPVKPCQSPGEISSMVNLLELNDGDDFDAESILDEEIEEGIDSIMGGRIQENESNSGSSHLPWIGFGGKIDFRLGLQRAGVRALRHVDEGNWWNFPAVDILKISPKICSVGGKTVAPVTEKKKKKKVVGVMKQNEDSKETELPKSKPGLLLKLNYDGVRKAWSDRGTPFADDSPVSDVSGNDVNARLSQIDLLWENGGGGVREASVQRYKEKRRTRLFSKKIRYQVKKVNTDRRPRMKGRFVSSLNDS, encoded by the exons ATGTCTTCTTGTTTAAGTGGAACCGGAGCAAGAGGGTTAGATTTAGATATAATAAAATCACCACCATGTTCATGGAGTAGAACTTCACAAAcatcttcttcaccttcttcaACCATCTCCGACTCAAGCAATTCGCCACTCGCAATCTACACCACAAAACCTAGAACCCCTCGGAAACGACCCAACCAAACCTACAACGAAGCTGCAACACTCCTTTCAACAGCTTACCCGAACCTCTTCTCCAATCCGAACCTAAAAACAAACCCGAACAATAAATTCCATAAACCCTTATTATCATCGGAAAAAACTTACAATTCCGATTCCTCAGAGCTTCTTCTACCTTTCAGAGTATTTGACACGTCTTCGTCTTTTTTACTTCACGGTGCAATTCATCAACACAAGCCGAATTTCCAGTCGGGGCCGAAGCCGGTGAAGCCATGTCAGAGTCCAGGAGAGATAAGCTCAATGGTGAATTTGCTCGAATTGAACGACGGAGATGATTTCGACGCCGAATCGATTCTCGACGAGGAAATTGAAGAAGGAATCGATAGCATCATGGGAGGGAGAATTCAGGAAAATGAATCTAACTCTGGTTCTTCTCATCTTCCATGGATtggttttggagggaaaatcgATTTCCGGTTAGGTTTACAGAGAGCTGGAGTGAGAGCTCTTCGTCATGTTGATGAAGGTAACTGGTGGAATTTTCCGGCGGTTGATATACTTAAAATTTCGCCCAAAATTTGCAGTGTCGGTGGTAAGACAGTAGCGCCGGTAACggagaagaaaaagaagaagaaagtgGTTGGCGTTATGAAACAGAATGAAGACTCGAAAGAAACGGAATTGCCGAAGTCGAAACCTGGATTGTTGTTGAAATTGAATTACGACGGTGTTCGGAAAGCGTGGTCCGACCGGGGAACACCTTTCGCCGACGACAGCCCTGTTTCCGATGTATCGGGAAACGACGTCAAT GCACGGTTGTCACAAATTGATTTGTTATGGGAGAACGGAGGAGGAGGGGTGAGAGAAGCGAGCGTGCAGCGTTATAAAGAAAAACGTCGCACGCGTCTCTTCTCTAAGAAGATAAGATATCAAGTTAAAAAAGTCAATACGGATCGACGGCCAAGAATGAAG GGACGTTTTGTTAGCAGCCTGAATGATAGCTAG